The sequence cagcTTGTGATGTTTTGGTGTCATGTGAGgggttttattttggatttatttgcgtttaattttgtgttgatctggatttttttttttttttttgagataactGACtgatgtttttgggttttgaattatctgggtttatgttcttattgttcttaCTCAAGTTAAagttagatctcaattcatatgatttttggtttttatttttgttttttttcattttttttatttagttaaaattgataaattaatattttaatttttaaaaaatgacatggcatttttaaaatgctaaataaaaatttttcttattattttaatgttgatGTCAGCATTTAGTGTGCCACTTGTACACTCCGTTTGCCACGTAGATAATTTCTGTTAGTGAAATGacggtagggactaaaatagaatccattttttattttagggactaaatgcagtaaaattaaaaaatagggACTAAAGTGGAAATGAGGTGAAAATATAGGAACGAAAATGGTATTTTTGCCAACAGTTAATGAGTTAAATTACATCTTGGTAGTCACACTCAAATTGTCACAATCTAATTACagggagaaaatgggcttttgcccctACTGAGCAAAAAATTAGGCAATATGTTCCTGTTTCGAACCTATATAGGGACGTGTctctgtttcgatactcgatcaccataaaatcgagttactTAAGAAACTCGACTATTAGAAAGCCGAGTTTTGGGCAGGTTCTTGCCACGTTGGATCGCCATCATGGCTTTTGGACAATAAAATATTCTAGCTTTACTGTTCCTAACTCGGCaattagaaaatcgagttattagAGAAACTCGATCCTTATGAAATCGAGTTTACTCTAAAGTATTATTTGTCGTGATTGTTATTTGGCTACTCTAAAGTATACTCTTTCTCCCATACAGGGAATCCCACCTACAATGGGACCCACCCAACTAGATCTCGATAATAATGAAAAGATACCTCTTAACTTTAAGACGGAGTTAAACTAGACAGCCTCAACCTCCTTGTAAAACTACCTATGTGGTCAAGGAGGTGAGTTGAAAGTGAAACCCTCCTTGTAGCCCTTCTTGAAGAGTAAAATGTGCCATTGGAAGACGCAAAGGTTGAGAAATAAAATAGGACCCAATAAGTAATGTCCAGTAGAATTACGATAAAAATCTTGTCCagcgataaaaaaaaaaaaaaaaaaaaaaatccatgagtaaattttgtatgaaaatgcccctaggtacgactggtcaagaattttgacctaaaTCCAATATCGGCATTTTTGCGTGAAAATTTGTGGATAGCACATATAGATgtcgaagaaacaaatggaaaattatttagaaagaaaagacaaaaaaaaaaaaaaaaaactcgtatcaattttgtacgaaaatgcccctgggTCAGACTGGTCAAGAAATCTCTCTATACTCAAGATTACATTATTAAGTATACATTAACCCATTACTATTGCACCGCTGGATGCAAGTTACTTTAATATCATCTCACTATATAACAAACATGATCTCACTAAtacttcattaatgaacatgcatattaataaattgatcTACCATCGttgcacatatattatttggatatGAACCACCACTGGACACATCTTTTGGAAATGAACTCCTattggacatatattatttgaatataGACCATTACTGGACATACCTTATTATGTTGAACATGAACTATGAACCGTACCTAGATATGGACTATTGGACTCATCCTATTATTGGATATATGACACTTAATTAACCATTTTCTAATATTGGACATCagttaataaatataataataacatttcAACTCATCATTTAATCAAAGCTATCTTGCTAagcaaattatttatatatttcaaccattatcatgattttAAGACTTCACGCcttatctattttgtaggcttaaaatgCACCAGAAGTCATTAGTCTATGTTGCCCAATGTCGAGTTCCGGATTGGACTCCCCAAAACAAATCCGGGCCTAGTAAAGTCACACTCTCAGCAAAAGACACGTGGCTACACTCAAAAAACCGCCCTTGACAATCtgaaaccaattttttttccctactaccccttcttttctaaaattttggagcACCCTTCCACTTGGGGGCCTTAAACAATTGCCTAATGGGCCTAGTAGAAGAGCCGGCCCTGCCTTTCATTAATAAGTAATTTCTTtgatttagaaaaataataaattagtaaTCACTTTGAAAGCATTTGAGTTCTAACATTATTACAAATCTACAACGTAGATTTTCAAGACAAGAGATACTGGTGCTACTTGCTTGCACCCAAAGCAACATAAGGATATATGGAATCATAGTTAGTAATGTATGGGATAGAACATATAGGATATAAATTAGATATGTCTGTGTTTCATTTGGTTTAAGATTGAAAGggtaattattgagtactcTCGGAATACCATAAATACGTACTCTTCTTTTTCACATAACTATGGGtcccacaattcatgtgagagaggGGAGTATGAATTTATGATATTCCTggaatattcaataattttccagattgaaaatataatttgtaaaaatatggcataaaaaacagaaataaaaataaacccaTAAATGGATGTATACATGGGTGTATAATgaatttgaatgaaaaattaggGAATAAAAGAGTGGTTATATATGTTAAgatatttgttttattatatttcaatttagtagCATGCTTATATGAtcttaatataataattttataagatACTATAAAAATTCAACTAGCTAagtatttaatatatattttctctaaaaaaaaagtatttaatatatttagcatatattttacttcaaatttagtttttcttaaggaaaatatataacaagtgttaggatacttttttttttttacacctaattttatttgagtaccacctatttatactgctaataagttattgggtttttccaaatattttttgctctattattatattaatcacaaatgtttcatatctcattatctaaaaTTGGGTTATGATATAAAACATCACAAAAAAGCCCAATTCTCGTTGACAAATCAAAGTCCAGTTCTCGCTGACAATATTTAAAAACCCAAGGTTATTACTACTTGGCACTATTCTATCAAAAACCCAAGGTTATTAATACTTgacaaaatactatatcataattatttcacttaaaagtccaaTGATCAACAATGTTTTACGttcttaaacctattactaCAATATTACAAGCTTATGAAATCTCTCTTATAAAACCCATGGTAACCATTTATGTTACgtgacactattcatttttctaAAACTCATGGCAAATATACATCAAGTCCATggagaattatgaatttgtgttaCTAATATAGAAACCCGtggaaagttatgatttattttaaacccataatatttatttatttcaaaccTTATTATAAACCCATGGTAAGTATTTATGTTACgtaacactattcatttttccaaaacccatggcaaacatatatcaagcccatggagaattatgaatttgtgttaCTAATATAAAGGCCCATAgaaagttatgattatttattttggacCTATGACATCTATTTACTTCAACCATAATATAAACCCATGGAGTTTATATAAGAACTAATGGTCACTATTTATCTTACAtcacaacattcataatatttattaccaaAACTCATGGCAATTATTCATCCTACATGAccattatgattatctatagagaaactatacaagttgttatttaaagcccatgaaaattaatacccaaaatctgtcataaatatttcataaaagctcatgaattcattttatttctactaaCAACTAAAACCCATGAGGAGTAAAAAATCCATGGCAAAGTATGTCTTTGATGCCCATTTTGTAGGCTTAAGAATCTCATGAAGTAGGAAACAAGCCCAAGCAAAGAAAGGGCCATGTGGCCCAACTAAAAGTGCCGAAATGGAGAAGAGTTCCAGCCCAAAAAGTTCCCCCAACAAGAGGCTTGAAAGTGGGCAACCAGTCCTTGTTCATTCCTAACCAAAAAAAGCAACTAGATACTCATACAAGGGAACCAAGCCTTTGAGAATAGACTAAGGGCTGTCCCATCAATTTTATGCCACCCTCTGCTTGACGTGAACATTGCCCAAGGGTTGTTATATCAGTTAAAGTCAAAAGGATGAAAGGATTCCATCATCTTTCTCAAGACTGCACCTCCAGCGGAAGGGGAGCTGAAaccaaattatctaaatttaataaattgatactataaatgttaaaaacgatcaagacatgattcatgtaccaagcccatgaatcctaaaggggaaaatttgggaacatgtggtttggatgGCATAAAGGAATCTCTAGCGAAACCCTCTAGAGTAGACTAAAgcttgacacctggcttgggggTTATTGAATCTTACTTCTTAGGGGACCAAATCTCAGTTTGCAACATTAGGATTCACTCTTGATACACAATAATTAAGCTCAGCCCTAAAAATCTTGGCACTTAAtgcaaaaatttctaaaatcccatcattacccaaagaagcaagaCAACCCCTCAAAGTGGATTTTCCTACTTCTGATAAAAAAAACTCAGGGAAGTTAAACCTTGATTTCGTCACCCTTGATGAGTCATGCATTTTTGGATTCTTGTCAATCAATGCTTCTCTAAAGctccattataaaaacataaacaccTCAATCCACTGGAGGAAAAAGCCTCTCTAAAATTTTCTGTCATTGACTACACTCTGCAGAAATTCAATCCCTATTTGCTTTCTTTAAGCTTCCCCTAGCTCTTTTGAGCTCACTCACAACCTTTCTCAGCCTATAGTCACCATAACACCAACATTCACCACCTTGCTTACACCTTTCTACTCCATAAACGTCCTATAACTGACCAGGACAGCCACTCCCTCTGAAACCCTTGGTTTGTTTACTACTTTGCTCGTGGTTTAGCTTTTCTCAAGCTCACCACTCATCATCTTCAGCCTACACTCATTTAATCTCAGATATTCTTCCCATCCCTCTACACAACCACAACTCAAAAATGTCCTCCAATTAGACACAAATAGCCCATTACTCATAAAAAACTTCAATCTCAATGTTAATCTCATCTCACTAACTCAAAATAGCCCACATACGCCTCATTCATGCCTTATGATTATACACTTatcaaaatcttagtttaatacttgctgcactgagctggggatctttctctcccttcattccatcctatttttcctcttttatttgtaactatgGAGCCTTTAATCATTGcttattattatgatgaagaatataatgtatttgtaacaattgaatttttccctcacaattgatgtaatgatggctgaaagtattataaattcCTTTGATCAAAACACATAAGGACCCCCAGGAGTGAacattttcctaaatttatttaatcattgacTGTTGGACTCTAAGTATAATTTCACCCATACCACTGAGAAAATACCGTGCTGCTAGAGGACTGATTTGAACTATGACGCTGTTAAAAgattaataatataacaaactaacaagACTAACATGTTTATTGGgctttattgttgtcttcttgttaGGGTGCAGTCTTTATTTCTTGCTTGGGCGGACTTACACCAcaccgatagcctttgggctttatttcaagggcCCATCGTCGAGTTTTGGCTTGGCTACCCCATATTCTATTTGGGAACATTAAAAATTTCCCCCTCAACAACaagtaaataaagaaaatgatatttaatGTGCTTTTTCATGActtagtcaaaaaaaaaaaaaaattattgtctcatgttattataatttcaaattatttaattttttgttaatttaaatccaatatataaattttatatggcaataagatctaataattcaaattttaagaaaaacataatagatgaaaatattttaagattataataaaacatgaaaatgttgatgttttaatataaataataaaatgtggAACTTAAAATATTAATGGCCTTTTTATGTGATGAGATGAGATAAACATATTGGGGAGattttaattaagtaattaatataacataactAATAGGGACACCATTTAATTAACTCAAGCTTAAGACTATGAGTTTGGGTTTAATTATGTTCTATTAATCACTAATTCTTATCATTATTATTCCATTTTGGacttttatttacatatatataccCAACACTAAACTAACCGTCCAAAGCCTTAAATCTCAACTAGCATTTTCTAATGTTAAGTTCAAATCCTCCATCTCTCAGTATAACTATCAAatatccacacacacaaacacaaagctGTCCAACATTCCctctctttagtctttaccTAATTAATCTCTTCCTCTTTAAATCTCGGCTACCCTTTAAAATCCATAATCAAAAAACAAATGCATCGACCCTAGACCAACATTGGGTGGTCCTGAGGATCACAACCCACGATTAAGAAATACTACTTAGTATAATTGCCTGTCACATGAGCCTAATGAGCACAACTTTAACCAAATCTCCAAAGGTCACAGATTCACcaacaaaatattattaaggAAACCCCATGGAAATTTCTGAGAGACACAACCAGATGAAAAGCTACCCAACTAACTTTAAGAAcctgttttaaattttaataccaAAAAGCTAATCTTTGTTTAGATTATTATTTAACAAGTTAATCACTAAAGTAATTATTCTAATAAAAGAATGCTTAACCTTAATGATACATGTCTACCTCCTTTTCATCAATGTTCACATCAATCATACATGTCTACTATCTTTTCATCAATGTCGGCCCAAGTGCATGCTTTGCTATAATGCCACTCTTCCTTTTCTAGCCTGTTATGGTTAGGAAATGCCTATAATGTGGTGGCCCTAGACAACTCTAGCAAGTAATCCTTCATTCTTAGCCTGAATCTATGGTTTTCATTTAAAGGTACAAAAGGTTTGGGCCTTCTTATGTTGTTTTTTAAGATTTCATCCCACGAGTGTCGATGCTTGTTTAGTGGTTAGCATGTGTTCTCTCCCACTGAATCTTTTGGGTTTTCTCTCAAATCAAATTCCATTTCCAACTGTAATACCTCATCTTTCcaacatctttttgaaaaattgataCTTGATAATTATCTCTTAGGTGGGTCAATCCAACCAACGGTAATGATTTAGTTAGTAGAGCAACTAGCTATAGTCATACTATAAACACTATTTATATGGGTGTGCACTCTATGGTTGAAAACCCACTTGATTTCTAACATACAGATGAGATGGTGATTTAGCATGTCTAGTCAATTATACATGCATGCTTAGAGcgatctatatatatatttgaagcTTGGGATTGCAATTTCTCATTCACTAAAGTACACTGCCCCTAAGATAATCATCGCACCTAATCCATGGATTCAAATTTCAATCCTACTCCTTCAAATGCACATCCCGAGAGtatggattttctttcaagtgCATGGTGCAACTTTGCTGTAGAAGCCCTTCATCCAGAGCTAGAAGACCGATCGTCAATCATGATCCTTGATAACTCTATCAATAAGCAGTTCGAGAGCAACACCAAAGTTCCTTTCATGGTAAGTTGAATTgctattaattattgttaaaataatggttagatgattaaatttacaatttttaacAACTTAATGTATTGATTATTAATtcaaaaagattataaaaagaAGTTTTGGTAATGAAACCTATGTTTTATATTCACTTCTTGGAtcacgaaaaagtgaaatcaagattttattttatttataacttgCGCAGAAGATGGACAAAAGTGTTAAGATGGATGATGCAGATTTCAAGTCTCAACCACCTTGGAAATCCAATGATGTGGAGGTAACAACATCTGCATCCTAATCAAATACTATACATCCATATACacattcaaaaatgaaaatattttgatattcttTTTACCTTTCTCCAGTCATGGATATGGATGCAGCAAGCAATGCACCCGGAATTAAACTACCACAGCTATTTCCAAAAGAAATGGGTATGTTCTTTTAGATATAGAAATAATACTAGCTTTGCTACCAAGATACAGTTTTTTCCCTTATCCTAGCCCTactaatgttataattttttggaattgcatgtgattttggaaaataaaagaatCGTTAATTCATAATGCCTTCTTTTTTTACGTTTAGAAAAATATTGAAGCTAGTACTAGTTTTACTATAAAATACTGCCTGAAACCCTTTACAATCAATCtggtttttttctctttcaattctGTCATGAATTTCTTTTTGATTAACATGATAATGAATGTGCATGATTActgtcacttttttttaatccaaatttaaTTGATGTCACTTTAAGATAATATATAAATGTCTAAGTTACTTTATTATGATCATTAACATATAAGTCtataaaacttatatatatatagcaaaattGGTATTATCCCTGACATaagtttatgtatatatttattctttGGTATTAATTTTTCTACCAAGATATAAATAATAGTAAGAGAAAACTTTTGGCGCAGATGCCATGGAAGATTACTCCATTCAAGAATATTATCTCAATCAAGAAATGGttgaaagaaataaaacaaaggCGAAAAGAAGAAGGGAGGCTACAAAGAGCTGAAGTGCATGCGGCAATATCAGTGGCAGGCGTTGCAGCTGCACTGGCTGCCATTGCTGCTGAAAACTCTAAAAAGGACGAGTACTCAAGCACCGCCAAGGAGGCTGCTGTAGCCTCTGCTGCTGCTTTGGTTGCAGCCCAGTGCGCAAAAGTCGCAGAAGCAATGGGAGCAAAGAGGGAGCAGTTGAGCAATGTAATAGGCTCAGCCATGAGTGGTACAAATGCAAGTGACATCTTAACACTTACAGCTGCAGCTGCAACATGTAAAACCATCCTTCTCTGTAGTATTATAGGATTGATAGTTGCTTCTTACGCAACATTTATATACACAACTTTTATCAAAACAACTGATATCATTAACAAGTTATTAGTTTTGATATAAGCTTACAATTGacaacattttattatttattacttttttttttttgataagtttatTATCTACTATCGATGACTTATCAGcacaacaattatgaaaaatatttatgaaaaaaattgtatacataGACTTATTGTTTTAAGTAAGGCATGATTAGGCTTAACTTTAGATATAAGCCACCTATATATGATTTTCATAATCAtgctattttcatttttaattctttgtatgggtaagaaatttttaaagggcttaattgaaaagaaattaaaaggtGTAACATTTAAtttagtgcttttttttttttcaatcatttgCAAACTATCTCTGATTGATTACTTTTGGTTCCGTATTTAACTTGTTGCAGCACTAAAAGGTGCATCTACACTTAAAGCAAGATCAGGATGCAAAAACAGATTAAATGGGAGTGCGCCTATTCTGCCCATTGAGGACAATAATGATTTGGACTTCAATTTCGAGAAGCATAGAACAATCCTGGCAAAGGGTACCGAGCTCAGTGTCGAAACACCAGATGGTACTTACATCTAAAGTCATCATTCTTGCAAATAACAGCAAATTAACATGATTCATAATGTACCAagtactttcttttttcaaccTCCATGTTATTTTTGTTACTTCTCAAATTtactttttccatttaaattataTGTGAACAGGGAATTACACTGTGAGAACAGTGTCAGTCACACTGAACAACGAGGCCAAGGTTTGACTCATAATTTTTTAGCTAATTGAGTTTATAACTCAAAACACAGAAAGTGCCCATTGAAAGTAGTGCAAACTTTACAACTAGTTTACCTATGGATCCATAATTAAATTAGTTTTAAAGTTTTAGCTACTTTTAATTAATAGGGACCTAACTAAGTATAAAGTTAGTCACGTTAATATACCATACAAcccaatataatttttttttttttaaaaaaaaaaaaaaactacactaACCACCCTCAAGatttgtaaaacaaaatattaaaaaacagaaaaataaaaaacctcacatcttattttaaaaaacaacttttaatTCTTATTTCAACTTTTCAGGTTATGCTTAAGATAAGGAAGCTCAATCTGTTGAGAAGTAAGAAGGAAAGTAAGTCATTCTTTTACTTTCCTATATTTTATGGTACTTAGTTAATTTCAAAGATTATTAGCTATATAGATTGCATTAAATGGAATTGTTTATAGGTATCGTGCTGGACCTGCACGCTGAGCTGTATAAAGATTCAGAAACCGAAGACAGCAATACATGTTATCTCATCGTTTTGACAACAAGTAGGGGGACATTCAAGCTAGACATGGCGGATGATTATCAGCGTTACAAGACATGGGCCACCACCATCAATCATATGCTCATGCTCTCTACTTCATTCACTAAATATGAGCTTCAATATTACAAAACCTGATTAACGTTACTCTACATTTCTCTTGTGGTACCTTGTGTACTTCGATATTTGtgtaattattataaattataacacAAAAACTCTTgtttatttcatatatatatttggtttttttttccaCCTTACTAGCTAggataatattttattttgtcacttaaaaacatctctcagaaagaaaaattgttacttaaaacatatattataGGTCATCATTTCAAGATTTACAACACAAGAAAACACCTACATCTTGAAGGTGGAAAACGATTCATGCTCGTAACAAAAATGGATGACAAAAAATAAGCCTTCATTTGTTGATGGAAGGATACCTCGACAAATAATCAAAAGGTTTGGAGCCCCATAAGTTAAAAGTTGTTAGCTTTCAGGGATACAGCTACTTTTCTATGAGAAACAAAAGCTAAAGAGAAGTTGGCTTCGTTATAGATTATTTAATATGCTCTACAAAAGAAATTGCACGTATTATACAACTAAGGACAAACTTAACTGCGACAAATTCAGTACCATTACTAGAAAACCTAGGCATTATTTGATTGAGTCAATGAAGAATACTTAAATTAAAGCTAGTATTTGTTACACGCATTATTACACGCCCGTATTTTAAACCGAAATCGTGGGTTGAAAACATGATTGTGTAACAGTTTTAATCATTATGTTAAACCAGGTCACAACATGCTTTGTTTATCCAACACCAAACAAAAGATACATAGTACGTGAAACATAGACTTACATGACTGATGACTCGCATCACATAGGCTTAAACTTAAAAGCATATTGAATAAACTTATTCAGTGCCATGAAACACACTCTAGCTTGCcccataaaaatttaatagGCTTCTAAGGATACGAACTTGCAGTTCTAGTTTTTTTATATGCTCCATAGTCTTCAAGAACAAAGTGTCAACATCAACCTCCTCCTCGCACCCTGGAATAATACTGCGCAAAGAACcaagatttctttttctttgtgccaAAATTCTAGCAAGCTTCAACTTCTTCCTAGATACTGAACGAGGAGGCATCTTTAccatttggaattttcttttacctAGTATGCAACAAGCAAAACTCTTACCATGAATTGAAGATTCTTGAATGCCACAATAGAGATTTTATAGATGAGTTTCTCCCACTACAGACAATGTTACAACTTTGCGATCacaaaaaaatatggaaaagatAGATCAGCGGTTATTAATATCTTTTTCTGTGGTGTCACTAGGAGACGGTTGCTATCTACACATGATTTAACACTGCACTGTTACCCTCAGAAAAATACTACTcctatgtaattaaaaaatttagagaacGACAATGACAAAGGAAGGAGCATGAAAATGTTTGTACAGTACGTACTACTAGGCCCTGCTTTAAAGAGCTTAGGGGGAACACGTaactttttgtccttttttgtttctaaaccATTTTGTCAGTTTCAAAGTTTGATGGCAATTAGGCAAACAAGATGGGACtgatccaaataaaaaaagtagtcGGTAGTAATTGCAAAATTTCCCCACCAACTCTTCCCATGCCCCCCTTCTCCACGCAAAAAAAGTAGTCGGTAGTTTCACTTGTCATTTGGTACTATTTtcagttattttattattttatattaattttttattagttaaatttcacaataaattatctTTACCAGACCTTTTATAATGcccattaatattttctttttattaaaattaaaaatgaattgaattgTTTAGGaataatttgaattcaatttagaaaaagtttgtttatttagtaaATGAGCCAAGTTGGACTATAATTTTAGACCTGActattaaacaaattaaactaaaatataataatgtgtttgtgaataaaattataagtataaaattcaatttaaatatataaaatattattttatgtttatatattgttatattagTCGCTTTAATTAATTCCTTACTAATATTAGCAAACTAAGTATCTGTTTAGGaaccgcttattttgttaaaactgaaaactttttattgaaagtattatcaataaaggtaaaagttagctgaaatagtacagtgagacacatgaataatactaaaaagtacaataatactcatgaataataataaaaaaattaaataataaaataatttaatttttccatcTGCATCCAAATGCCCAAAGTCTTTTGGTTTCAAAAGTATTCATTTATGCAAGACAAGCACACAAAACATGCAAATTATTATTCAGCCGACCCTCTTGGTTACGTGGAAACTTAATACCGCCCTTGGCCgacttcttttatatatatatatatatatatatatatccaaattTAAGTAAGTAAGG is a genomic window of Quercus lobata isolate SW786 chromosome 2, ValleyOak3.0 Primary Assembly, whole genome shotgun sequence containing:
- the LOC115960475 gene encoding VAN3-binding protein, with translation MDSNFNPTPSNAHPESMDFLSSAWCNFAVEALHPELEDRSSIMILDNSINKQFESNTKVPFMKMDKSVKMDDADFKSQPPWKSNDVESWIWMQQAMHPELNYHSYFQKKWMPWKITPFKNIISIKKWLKEIKQRRKEEGRLQRAEVHAAISVAGVAAALAAIAAENSKKDEYSSTAKEAAVASAAALVAAQCAKVAEAMGAKREQLSNVIGSAMSGTNASDILTLTAAAATSLKGASTLKARSGCKNRLNGSAPILPIEDNNDLDFNFEKHRTILAKGTELSVETPDGNYTVRTVSVTLNNEAKVMLKIRKLNLLRSKKESIVLDLHAELYKDSETEDSNTCYLIVLTTSRGTFKLDMADDYQRYKTWATTINHMLMLSTSFTKYELQYYKT